CCCCGCCCGCGCCGCCCCGCAAGGACCCGTGGCGCCGGACCTCCGGCATGCACAAGGTGCGCCGCCGCCGGCAGATGGCGGTGGTGCGCGAGCTGTGGCAGGCGCGTGACGCGGTGGCGCAGCGACGGGACGTCTCGCCGGGCAAGGTGCTGAGCGACGCGGCGATCGTCGAGGCGGCGCTGGCCGTGCCGGCGAACGTGCAGGCGCTGATGGCGCTGCCGGGGTTCGGCCACCGGATGGGACGGCGGCAGTTGGAGCAGTGGCAGGCGGCGGTGGACCGGGCGAAGGCCCTCCCCGACGCGCAGCTCCCGCAGCCCGGCCAGCCCGTCGCGGGCCCGCCCCCGCCGCGCGCCTGGGCGGACAAGGACCCGGCGGCGGCGGCCCGCCTCGCGGCGGCCCGCACGGCGGTCTCGGCGCTCGCGGAGGAGCTGAACCTCCCCCAGGAGAACCTGATCACCCCGGACACGGTCCGCCGCGTCTGCTGGGAACCCCCGGCCGACGGCGACGTGGCGGCGGCACTGCGCACGTACGGCGCGCGCCCTTGGCAGGTCGAACTGGTGACCCCGTTGCTCGTGAAGGCGCTGACGGCGAGCGCGTAGTCCTGCGGGAAGAGCCCCCGGCGCCCGGGGGCTCTTCCTTCCTACGCGGGGCTGAGGTTGCCGTCGGTGTCCATGTTGAAGACGCCCTGTGTCTTGCCGTCGACCTTGAGGTGCTTCAGCCAGTGCTTCGAGAGGTTGTGCACGTTCTTGTGCTGCGTCTCCCACACCACCGTGTGGCCCGCGCAGGCCAGCTTGACCATGAGCTTGTGGTCGCCCGTGATGGCGTCGTAGAGCGCGGGAACCGAGAAGTTGAGTTCCGGGTCGGTGCTGGGCGGCGACGTGTTCACCGTGGCGTCGTGCTCCCCGTACACGATCAGGACGGGCACGCGTCCGCCGAGGACACCGCCCTGCGCCGCCGTCGTCTTGTTCCAGCCCCACCGGACGAAGTTCCGGATCCGATTGAGGCCCTCGGGCGGTCCCCAGTTCCTGCCTACCGGGTCACTCTCCATCACCGCGGCCCACGCCTTCTCGACGATGCCGAGTTCGCGCTGACCGTCGCAGCCCAGTTCCCTGTTCCACCCCTGCTCCAAACCCCACCTCGTGCCCAGGAACATCGGGAAGCCGGGCTGCGGCAGCGTGCTCGGTGGGGTCGATGTGCCGTCGGGCGGGAAGACCGGCGCCAGCAGGAAGAGACTCTCCACCCTGGTGGGATTGTTCACCGCGTACGGCCCCATCGTGAGCCCCGCAGCGGAGTAGCCGACGAACGCGACCTTGTCCACGTTGCGCTCTTTGCGGAT
This sequence is a window from Streptomyces sp. HUAS YS2. Protein-coding genes within it:
- a CDS encoding alpha/beta fold hydrolase, with the translated sequence MPIVTNDLLVPHKSTVPANKNDPVELFVRERDGTPLGLLPERKAVLMLHGRSIPALAAFDLQHTSYSWAEHLAKAGYDVFMMDLQGSGRSPRPKMNEPRNASPANQNLLTPRPPGFTPGPVEYKFQLNNSNSDRDELHTVVEYIRKERNVDKVAFVGYSAAGLTMGPYAVNNPTRVESLFLLAPVFPPDGTSTPPSTLPQPGFPMFLGTRWGLEQGWNRELGCDGQRELGIVEKAWAAVMESDPVGRNWGPPEGLNRIRNFVRWGWNKTTAAQGGVLGGRVPVLIVYGEHDATVNTSPPSTDPELNFSVPALYDAITGDHKLMVKLACAGHTVVWETQHKNVHNLSKHWLKHLKVDGKTQGVFNMDTDGNLSPA